From one Brevundimonas sp. PAMC22021 genomic stretch:
- a CDS encoding electron transfer flavoprotein-ubiquinone oxidoreductase, with protein sequence MEYDVVIVGGGPAGLSAAIRLKQRAEKDGREITVAVLEKSAELGGHILSGAVIDPKALNELFPDWKERGAPLETPVTKDSFLVLGPHGQASLPMFALPPFMHNDGCYIASLANVSRWLGEQAEGLGVEVYPGMAASHVVYDEAPGDGAGRVKGVVAGVFGIDKHGQPTGDFQPGIELHGKYVFIAEGVRGSLAKTIMARHNLCDTAEPQKFGIGLKELWQVPAEKHRPGLVQHTTGWPLDDKTGGGSFLYHFGDRYVAIGFVVHLNYKNPFLSPFDEFQRFKHHPAVAEHLEGGTRVSYGARAISEGGYQSVPKLSFPGGVLIGCAAGFVNVPRIKGSHNAMKTGMMAADAAYDAVVAGREGDRLEAYQTAYESSWVARELKIVRNAKPILSRFGTMMGGAIGMADMWINHLTGGWSPLGTLKHGKTDAAATEEASRHKPIAYPKPDGVLSFDKLSSVFISNTNHAEEQPAHLKLIDPSIPIRINLPKYGEPARLYCPAGVYEVVYQDEANKADPRFVINAQNCVHCKTCDIKDPSQNIVWTTPEGGGGPNYPNM encoded by the coding sequence ATGGAATACGACGTGGTGATCGTCGGCGGCGGCCCGGCCGGCCTGTCGGCCGCCATCCGGCTGAAGCAGCGCGCCGAAAAGGACGGGCGCGAGATCACCGTGGCGGTGCTGGAGAAGTCGGCCGAACTGGGCGGGCACATCCTGTCGGGCGCGGTGATCGACCCCAAGGCGCTGAACGAGCTGTTCCCGGACTGGAAGGAACGCGGCGCGCCGCTGGAGACGCCGGTCACCAAGGACAGCTTCCTGGTGCTGGGGCCGCATGGCCAGGCGTCCCTGCCGATGTTCGCCCTGCCGCCGTTCATGCACAACGACGGCTGCTATATCGCCTCGCTGGCCAACGTCTCGCGCTGGCTGGGCGAACAGGCGGAAGGCCTGGGCGTCGAAGTCTATCCTGGCATGGCCGCCAGCCACGTCGTCTATGACGAAGCGCCTGGAGACGGGGCAGGGCGGGTGAAGGGCGTCGTCGCCGGCGTGTTCGGCATCGACAAGCATGGCCAGCCGACCGGCGACTTTCAGCCCGGCATCGAGCTGCACGGCAAATACGTCTTCATCGCCGAGGGCGTGCGCGGCTCGCTGGCCAAGACCATCATGGCCCGCCACAACCTTTGCGACACAGCCGAACCGCAGAAGTTCGGCATCGGCCTGAAGGAGCTTTGGCAGGTCCCGGCCGAAAAGCACCGGCCGGGCCTGGTGCAGCACACCACCGGATGGCCGCTGGACGATAAGACCGGCGGCGGCTCGTTCCTGTATCACTTCGGCGACCGCTATGTGGCGATCGGCTTTGTGGTGCACCTGAACTACAAGAACCCGTTCCTGTCGCCGTTCGACGAGTTCCAGCGGTTCAAGCACCATCCAGCCGTGGCCGAGCATCTGGAGGGCGGAACGCGCGTCTCCTATGGCGCGCGGGCGATTAGCGAGGGCGGCTATCAGTCGGTGCCGAAGCTGAGCTTCCCGGGCGGAGTGCTGATCGGCTGCGCCGCCGGCTTCGTCAACGTGCCGCGCATCAAGGGCAGCCACAATGCGATGAAGACTGGCATGATGGCCGCCGACGCCGCCTATGACGCCGTCGTGGCCGGGCGCGAGGGCGACCGGCTGGAGGCCTACCAGACGGCCTACGAAAGCAGCTGGGTCGCGCGCGAGCTGAAGATCGTCCGGAACGCCAAGCCGATCCTGTCCAGGTTCGGCACCATGATGGGCGGGGCGATCGGCATGGCCGACATGTGGATCAACCACCTGACCGGCGGTTGGTCGCCGCTGGGCACGCTCAAGCACGGCAAGACCGACGCGGCGGCGACGGAAGAGGCGTCCAGGCACAAGCCCATCGCCTACCCCAAGCCGGATGGCGTCCTCAGCTTCGACAAGCTGTCCAGCGTGTTCATCTCCAACACCAATCACGCGGAGGAGCAGCCGGCGCACCTGAAGCTGATCGATCCGTCGATCCCGATCCGGATCAACCTGCCGAAATACGGAGAGCCCGCGCGCCTGTACTGCCCCGCCGGGGTGTACGAGGTCGTCTATCAGGACGAGGCCAACAAGGCCGATCCGCGCTTCGTCATCAACGCCCAGAACTGCGTCCACTGCAAAACCTGCGACATCAAGGATCCGTCGCAGAATATCGTCTGGACCACGCCGGAGGGCGGCGGCGGCCCGAACTATCCGAACATGTAA
- a CDS encoding uracil-DNA glycosylase, whose amino-acid sequence MNAQPHDTAAVESLLAFWRDAGVDACYLDAPVDHTHVELPPPAKAVQRATASVAPPPCRDDAAQEARALAASAATLQDLAAAIAAFEGCTLRGLGATQSVFARGNPNAPVLVIGEAPGAEEDLKGQPFVGKAGQLLDRMLAAAGLTDKVFITNTVFWRPPGNRTPSPQEQAACTPFVERTFALLKPKAVLLLGAAAARSVLQTEDGIMKMRGQWREWRLNEGAVSAPAMPTLHPAFLLRQPQAKRQVWADLLALSVRLEGESHLSAGIEGKR is encoded by the coding sequence ATGAACGCGCAACCTCACGACACGGCCGCCGTCGAAAGCCTGCTCGCCTTTTGGCGCGATGCGGGGGTGGACGCCTGCTATCTCGATGCGCCGGTGGACCACACCCATGTCGAGCTGCCGCCGCCCGCCAAGGCGGTGCAAAGGGCCACCGCTTCGGTCGCCCCGCCGCCGTGCCGCGACGATGCGGCGCAGGAAGCCCGCGCCCTCGCCGCCTCCGCCGCCACGCTTCAGGATCTCGCCGCCGCCATCGCCGCCTTCGAGGGCTGCACCCTGCGCGGCCTCGGCGCGACCCAGTCGGTGTTCGCGCGCGGAAACCCCAACGCTCCCGTTCTTGTGATCGGCGAGGCGCCGGGCGCCGAAGAGGACCTGAAGGGCCAGCCTTTCGTCGGCAAGGCCGGGCAGCTGCTGGACCGGATGCTGGCGGCGGCGGGTCTGACGGACAAGGTCTTCATCACCAACACCGTCTTCTGGCGCCCGCCCGGCAACCGCACGCCCAGCCCGCAGGAACAGGCCGCCTGCACTCCGTTCGTCGAGCGAACCTTTGCGCTTCTGAAGCCCAAAGCCGTGCTGCTGCTGGGCGCGGCGGCTGCGCGCTCCGTACTGCAGACCGAGGACGGGATCATGAAGATGCGCGGCCAATGGCGCGAATGGCGGCTGAACGAAGGCGCGGTCTCGGCCCCCGCCATGCCGACGCTGCACCCGGCCTTTCTGCTGCGCCAGCCGCAGGCCAAGCGTCAGGTCTGGGCCGATCTGCTGGCGCTGTCGGTTCGCCTGGAAGGCGAAAGCCATCTTTCCGCCGGGATTGAAGGTAAACGCTGA
- a CDS encoding lytic transglycosylase domain-containing protein, with translation MLKFRRALVASTFAFALSAAGAAMAEGVPYEGSGEGSGLVEGMSGSGVGSMRPTALSSADRISYTTAFDALRRGDLEAARASASQAQDRVLMGQVEFERLFHRDHSATYEELVGWLNAYADLPCASRVYNLALKRQPDGAAEPPRPAGFGRTWNSLVTAVSGDDGVDPDKIARIAYNNDDLSGAVQAGQSIGDWWTVGLASWRLNDFQASFGAFERVALDPTEDPWVRAGAAVWTARAAARTGRQDRIAEYLRLAARWPATFYGQIALRQLGEEPAVENQGPRPYDAVLQQASFQQAEPLGVEPAALSTFLQGDARARRTLAFYEVGRRDDARSELRHGLRTAAGDTAQKMWGALARMMSPGGSGGDAGRIDAVHYPTPVLEPEGGFTIDRALVYALARKETGFDAGARSGAGAYGIMQVMPTTAAEMTGDRGFVSEPSRLLDPAVNMKLGQAYIQRMLQLNAFQGDILRAVASYNAGPGPMLAALRKLGGDADPLLLIETIDVPQARDYVEKVMASYWIYQRLLGGPLKTLDAVASGASLIPAALDYVPPAPQTLNIALIRTAAVQ, from the coding sequence ATGCTCAAGTTCCGCCGCGCGCTTGTCGCGTCGACGTTCGCCTTTGCCCTGTCCGCCGCCGGCGCGGCCATGGCGGAGGGCGTCCCCTACGAAGGATCGGGCGAGGGCTCCGGCCTTGTGGAAGGAATGTCCGGATCGGGCGTGGGTTCCATGCGCCCCACGGCGCTGAGCTCGGCGGACCGCATCAGCTACACCACCGCCTTTGACGCCCTGCGGCGCGGCGACCTGGAAGCCGCCCGGGCCTCGGCCAGTCAGGCGCAGGATCGCGTGCTGATGGGCCAGGTCGAATTCGAGCGCCTGTTCCACCGCGATCACTCGGCCACCTACGAGGAGCTGGTCGGCTGGCTGAACGCCTACGCCGACCTGCCGTGCGCCAGCCGCGTCTACAATCTCGCCCTGAAGCGCCAGCCCGACGGCGCCGCCGAGCCGCCGCGTCCGGCGGGCTTTGGCCGCACCTGGAACAGCCTGGTCACCGCCGTGTCCGGCGACGACGGCGTTGATCCCGACAAGATCGCCCGCATCGCCTACAACAACGACGACCTGTCCGGCGCGGTGCAGGCCGGCCAGTCGATCGGCGACTGGTGGACGGTGGGCTTGGCGTCCTGGCGCCTAAACGACTTCCAGGCGTCCTTCGGCGCCTTTGAGCGCGTGGCGCTGGACCCGACCGAGGATCCGTGGGTGCGCGCCGGCGCCGCCGTCTGGACCGCACGCGCCGCCGCCCGGACCGGCCGTCAGGACCGCATTGCCGAATACCTGCGTCTCGCCGCGCGCTGGCCCGCCACCTTCTATGGCCAGATCGCGCTGCGCCAGCTGGGCGAAGAGCCCGCCGTCGAGAACCAGGGTCCTCGCCCCTACGACGCGGTGCTGCAGCAGGCCTCGTTCCAGCAGGCCGAGCCGCTGGGCGTCGAGCCCGCCGCCCTGTCGACCTTTTTGCAGGGCGACGCCCGCGCCCGCCGGACCCTGGCCTTCTACGAAGTCGGTCGCCGCGACGACGCCCGCAGCGAACTGCGCCACGGCCTGCGCACCGCCGCCGGCGACACCGCCCAGAAGATGTGGGGCGCGCTGGCCCGCATGATGTCGCCGGGCGGCTCAGGCGGCGACGCCGGCCGCATCGACGCCGTCCACTATCCCACGCCCGTGCTGGAGCCCGAAGGCGGTTTCACCATCGACCGCGCCCTGGTCTACGCCCTGGCCCGCAAGGAAACCGGCTTCGACGCCGGCGCGCGCTCTGGCGCCGGCGCCTATGGCATCATGCAGGTGATGCCGACCACCGCCGCCGAGATGACCGGCGACCGGGGCTTCGTGTCCGAGCCGTCGCGCCTGCTCGACCCGGCCGTGAACATGAAGCTGGGTCAGGCCTACATCCAGCGCATGTTGCAGCTGAACGCCTTCCAGGGAGACATCCTGCGCGCCGTCGCCTCCTACAACGCCGGCCCAGGCCCGATGCTGGCGGCGCTGCGCAAACTGGGCGGCGACGCCGATCCCTTGCTGCTGATCGAGACCATCGACGTGCCGCAGGCGCGCGACTACGTCGAAAAGGTCATGGCGTCCTACTGGATCTACCAGCGCCTGCTGGGCGGGCCGCTGAAGACATTGGACGCGGTGGCCTCGGGCGCTTCGCTGATTCCGGCCGCGCTGGACTATGTTCCGCCCGCGCCGCAGACGCTGAACATCGCCCTGATCCGCACGGCGGCCGTTCAGTAG
- a CDS encoding glutathione S-transferase family protein gives MQLVIGNKAYSTWSLRPWLVLKRCGAAFEEIVVRLNAPDTAERIAEHSPSGFVPALKVDGETIWDSMAICVWAAERHPEAPLWPRDAHARWLARSAACEMHGGFSSLRTVCGMGPDHPMVGDSRSPAPQDAGLEKDVRRLVSLWREMRARFGAGGPHLFGEWSIPDAFFTPVAARIRHFEIDLVAHGDDGTAQAYGDTLLAQPDFLQWEAEAMEDAAKA, from the coding sequence GTGCAGCTGGTCATCGGAAACAAGGCCTATTCCACTTGGTCGCTCCGGCCATGGCTGGTGCTGAAACGATGCGGCGCCGCGTTCGAGGAGATCGTGGTGCGGCTGAACGCGCCGGACACGGCCGAGCGGATCGCCGAACATTCGCCCTCCGGCTTCGTGCCCGCGCTGAAAGTGGACGGCGAGACGATCTGGGATTCGATGGCCATCTGCGTCTGGGCGGCGGAGCGTCACCCCGAGGCGCCGCTGTGGCCGCGCGATGCGCATGCGCGTTGGCTGGCGCGGTCGGCGGCGTGCGAGATGCATGGCGGGTTCTCGAGCCTGCGCACGGTGTGCGGCATGGGCCCGGATCACCCGATGGTCGGCGACAGCCGCTCGCCCGCGCCCCAGGACGCGGGGCTGGAAAAGGACGTGCGCCGGCTGGTCAGCCTGTGGCGCGAGATGCGGGCGCGCTTCGGCGCAGGCGGGCCGCATCTGTTCGGCGAATGGTCGATCCCGGACGCCTTCTTCACTCCGGTCGCAGCACGCATCCGGCACTTCGAGATCGACCTTGTCGCGCATGGCGACGACGGCACAGCGCAGGCGTATGGGGATACCCTGCTGGCCCAGCCCGACTTCCTGCAATGGGAGGCGGAGGCGATGGAGGACGCCGCAAAGGCTTAA
- the purB gene encoding adenylosuccinate lyase → MITRYSRPDAVAIWSQETKYKIWFEIEAHAATRMAELGVIPREAAEAIWAKGKDATFDADRIDEIERTTKHDVIAFLTHVAEIVGEEARFLHQGMTSSDVLDTCFAVQLARSTDLLLGGVDRVLAALETRAKEHKHTPTVGRSHGIHAEPVTFGLKLAGYHAEFQRARRRLVTAREEIATCAISGAVGTFANVDPQVEAYVAEKMGLQVEPVSTQVIPRDRHAAYFAALGVVASSIERLATEIRHLQRTEVLEAEEFFDKGQKGSSAMPHKRNPILTENLTGLARLVRSSVVPAMENVALWHERDISHSSVERGIGPDATIHLDFALHRLAGVIERLNIYPDNMLKNLDRLGGLVFSQRVMLALTQAGVSREDAYAAVQENAMKVWRGEGAFIDFLKADPRVTLPGDQLEALFDLGYHTKNIDVIFDRVFGVA, encoded by the coding sequence ATGATCACGCGCTATTCCCGCCCCGACGCCGTCGCCATCTGGTCGCAGGAGACCAAGTACAAGATCTGGTTCGAGATCGAGGCGCACGCCGCGACCCGAATGGCCGAGCTGGGCGTGATCCCGCGCGAAGCCGCCGAGGCCATCTGGGCCAAGGGCAAGGACGCCACGTTCGACGCCGACCGCATCGACGAGATCGAGCGCACCACCAAGCACGACGTCATCGCCTTCCTGACCCACGTCGCCGAGATCGTCGGCGAAGAGGCCCGCTTCCTGCACCAGGGCATGACGTCCTCGGACGTGCTGGACACCTGTTTCGCCGTGCAGCTGGCGCGCTCCACCGACCTCTTGCTGGGCGGGGTCGACCGCGTGCTGGCCGCGCTCGAGACCCGCGCCAAGGAGCACAAACATACGCCCACGGTGGGCCGCAGCCACGGCATCCACGCCGAGCCCGTGACCTTTGGTCTGAAGCTCGCCGGCTACCACGCCGAGTTCCAGCGCGCCCGTCGCCGCCTGGTCACCGCGCGTGAGGAGATCGCCACCTGCGCCATCTCGGGCGCTGTCGGCACCTTCGCCAACGTCGATCCCCAGGTCGAAGCCTATGTCGCCGAAAAGATGGGCCTGCAGGTCGAGCCGGTCTCGACCCAGGTGATCCCGCGTGACCGGCACGCGGCCTACTTCGCCGCGCTGGGCGTCGTCGCCTCCTCCATCGAGCGGCTGGCGACCGAAATCCGCCACCTCCAGCGCACCGAGGTGCTGGAAGCCGAAGAGTTCTTCGACAAGGGGCAAAAGGGCTCCTCGGCCATGCCGCACAAGCGCAATCCGATCCTGACCGAGAACCTGACCGGCCTGGCGCGTCTGGTGCGCTCGTCGGTGGTTCCGGCGATGGAGAACGTCGCCCTGTGGCACGAGCGGGACATCAGCCACTCCTCGGTCGAGCGCGGCATCGGCCCGGACGCCACCATCCACCTCGACTTCGCCCTTCACCGCCTGGCCGGCGTGATCGAGCGGCTGAACATCTATCCCGACAACATGCTGAAGAACCTGGACCGCCTGGGCGGCCTTGTCTTCTCCCAGCGCGTCATGCTGGCCCTGACCCAGGCCGGCGTGTCGCGCGAGGACGCCTATGCGGCGGTGCAGGAGAACGCCATGAAGGTCTGGCGCGGCGAGGGCGCCTTTATCGACTTCCTCAAGGCCGATCCCCGGGTCACCCTGCCCGGCGACCAGCTCGAGGCCCTGTTCGACCTCGGCTATCACACCAAGAACATCGACGTGATCTTCGACCGGGTGTTCGGCGTCGCGTGA
- a CDS encoding DNA-deoxyinosine glycosylase encodes MSDTRRISFPPVVDAETRLLILGSLPGDASLKAAQYYAHPRNGFWPLIGGVLGEDLVSLTYEQRLARLLARGVGLWDVIASAERAGSLDAAIRSPEAADLRGLVAGLPQLRAIGFNGGLSARMGRRVLAPLNGVALIDLPSSSPAHVRPLVEKARAWAVLKSAFD; translated from the coding sequence GTGAGCGACACGCGCCGCATTAGCTTCCCTCCGGTCGTTGACGCCGAAACCCGCCTGCTGATCCTGGGCAGCCTGCCGGGCGACGCTTCTCTGAAGGCCGCGCAGTACTACGCCCATCCCCGCAATGGTTTCTGGCCGCTGATCGGCGGCGTGCTGGGCGAGGACCTCGTTTCCCTGACCTACGAGCAGCGGCTGGCCAGGCTGCTCGCGCGCGGCGTAGGCCTGTGGGACGTGATCGCCTCGGCGGAACGGGCCGGCAGTCTGGACGCCGCCATCCGCTCGCCCGAAGCCGCCGATCTGCGTGGCCTGGTCGCCGGCCTGCCGCAACTGCGCGCCATCGGCTTCAACGGCGGCCTTTCCGCCCGCATGGGCCGGCGCGTTCTGGCGCCGCTGAACGGCGTCGCGCTGATCGACCTGCCGTCATCCAGCCCTGCGCACGTTCGTCCGCTCGTAGAAAAGGCGCGGGCCTGGGCGGTGCTGAAATCGGCGTTTGACTGA
- a CDS encoding DUF1476 domain-containing protein — translation MTTFDDREKGFEAKYALDQEQEFKAVARRNKSLGLWAADKMGLSPESADQYASAVVRADFEQPGEEDVFRKVAGDFKGSGLTVSEGEIRSKMDELMSIAREQIRAGE, via the coding sequence ATGACGACCTTCGACGATCGGGAAAAGGGCTTTGAGGCCAAGTACGCCCTCGATCAGGAACAGGAATTCAAGGCCGTCGCCCGCCGCAACAAGTCGCTGGGTCTATGGGCGGCCGACAAGATGGGCCTGTCGCCGGAAAGCGCCGATCAGTACGCCAGCGCCGTCGTGCGCGCCGACTTCGAGCAGCCGGGCGAGGAAGACGTGTTCCGCAAGGTCGCCGGCGACTTCAAGGGCTCGGGCCTGACGGTGTCGGAAGGCGAGATCCGGTCCAAGATGGACGAGCTGATGTCCATCGCGCGCGAGCAGATCCGCGCAGGCGAATAA